A section of the Roseivirga sp. BDSF3-8 genome encodes:
- a CDS encoding LysR substrate-binding domain-containing protein translates to MTITQLEYIIAVDTHRHFAKAAEASFVTQPTLSMQIQKLEQELGVTIFDRSRQPVVPTDIGRRVILQARQIVNESRKIREIIEDEKKEVAGELRLGIIPTLAPYLLPLFIGSFIEKYPGVTLQVEELLTEQVLMRLKQDQIDIGLIVTPSNDPGVLEQPVFYEEFYAYLSPRHPLYRQETLKADEIDVEDVWLLNEGHCFREQVLNICGRQGVGSHGNFRYQSGSLEALRKIVDRQGGFTLLPELASMELGEESKSKVRPFAEPRPVREVSLVMHRSFLKRKLVEALRHEIIDNLPPLVRQKTGNTNTVKWR, encoded by the coding sequence ATGACCATTACGCAGCTCGAATATATAATTGCCGTTGACACCCATCGCCATTTTGCTAAGGCGGCAGAGGCTTCATTTGTGACCCAGCCAACGCTGAGCATGCAAATTCAAAAGCTGGAACAGGAACTCGGCGTAACCATATTTGATCGCAGCCGGCAGCCAGTGGTACCTACCGATATTGGCAGGCGGGTAATACTTCAAGCCCGCCAGATAGTCAATGAGTCCAGAAAGATCAGGGAAATTATAGAAGATGAGAAGAAAGAGGTGGCAGGCGAGTTGAGGTTAGGCATAATTCCCACGCTGGCGCCTTACCTGCTTCCACTTTTCATAGGTAGTTTTATAGAAAAGTATCCGGGAGTGACCCTCCAGGTGGAGGAATTGCTTACTGAGCAGGTACTTATGCGCCTTAAGCAAGACCAGATAGATATTGGCCTCATCGTTACACCATCCAATGACCCTGGCGTATTAGAGCAGCCGGTCTTTTACGAAGAGTTTTATGCCTACCTATCACCCAGGCACCCCCTATACAGGCAAGAGACCCTCAAAGCAGATGAGATTGATGTGGAGGATGTGTGGTTACTAAATGAAGGACATTGCTTTCGTGAGCAGGTACTCAATATTTGTGGAAGACAGGGAGTAGGAAGCCATGGTAACTTCCGATACCAAAGCGGATCACTGGAAGCCCTGAGAAAAATAGTAGACAGGCAAGGGGGCTTTACCCTGCTGCCGGAACTGGCCAGTATGGAACTGGGCGAAGAGTCTAAAAGTAAAGTGAGGCCATTCGCCGAGCCCAGACCTGTAAGAGAGGTGAGCCTTGTAATGCACAGGAGCTTTCTGAAAAGAAAACTCGTAGAGGCTCTCAGGCACGAGATAATAGATAATTTACCCCCCCTTGTAAGGCAGAAGACTGGTAATACGAATACGGTAAAGTGGAGATAA
- a CDS encoding SDR family NAD(P)-dependent oxidoreductase, with translation MHIDLSGQVILVTGASRGIGKAIATQLVRSGASVALHYNRSADPAKALASDLGSAAWTVAGNLEDPQQAASLVEKTIDRFGKLTGVVNNAGIALSSAIDKADQEYLEDWQRTHRVNVDSLALICKKALEYFINHGGGRIVNISSRAAFRGDTPDYMAYAASKGAVVALTRSIARGFGKKGVKAFIVAPGFTRTDMAQDFIDQYGEGFALDDIALDTLTEPKDLAPLVTLLLSGLSDHSTGATIDVNAGSYVH, from the coding sequence ATGCATATTGACCTTTCAGGCCAGGTAATTTTAGTTACCGGTGCATCACGAGGCATAGGTAAGGCTATTGCCACCCAATTGGTGCGTTCCGGTGCCTCAGTTGCATTGCATTATAATCGTAGTGCCGATCCGGCGAAGGCCCTTGCTAGCGATCTCGGATCTGCTGCCTGGACAGTGGCTGGTAATCTGGAAGACCCGCAGCAGGCTGCCTCCCTTGTAGAAAAAACCATTGATCGTTTCGGTAAACTCACAGGTGTTGTCAATAATGCAGGTATTGCCCTGTCATCTGCTATTGATAAAGCCGATCAGGAATATCTGGAAGACTGGCAACGTACCCATAGGGTTAATGTAGACTCACTCGCATTGATCTGCAAAAAGGCGCTCGAATATTTCATAAACCATGGGGGAGGTCGCATAGTGAACATTAGTAGTCGTGCCGCCTTCAGAGGAGATACACCCGACTACATGGCCTATGCTGCCAGTAAAGGAGCAGTAGTGGCACTTACCCGTTCCATTGCCAGGGGCTTTGGCAAAAAAGGTGTGAAGGCCTTCATTGTAGCGCCAGGATTTACACGGACCGATATGGCCCAGGACTTTATAGACCAATATGGGGAGGGCTTTGCACTGGATGACATCGCGCTTGATACGCTGACAGAGCCAAAAGATCTCGCCCCCCTGGTCACCCTCTTGCTCTCCGGACTATCTGACCACAGTACGGGAGCCACTATAGATGTAAATGCCGGCAGTTACGTCCATTGA
- a CDS encoding CPXCG motif-containing cysteine-rich protein, with product MIEHFFTCPNCMTRVSSTVDPDQRKQNFTEDCEYCNHPVSIRLEIEGVDILWFDAICCEEEV from the coding sequence ATGATAGAGCATTTTTTTACCTGCCCCAATTGCATGACTAGGGTATCCTCTACCGTTGATCCCGACCAAAGGAAGCAAAACTTCACCGAAGATTGTGAATACTGCAACCATCCGGTGAGTATACGGCTGGAAATAGAAGGGGTAGACATCCTCTGGTTTGATGCTATTTGCTGCGAGGAAGAAGTATAA
- a CDS encoding RDD family protein, translating into MEVISTTVNEQVHYAGFGRRLVAFILDSFILSIPYSIVGSVFGLGFVGVFQNPDRYSGEAQTTIIASGIILYAVLYVVGLLYYALMESSPRQATIGKLALDIKVMDMQGNRLTFGKALGRNLAKLISGMIFYIGYIMAAFTEKKQGLHDIVANVLVVKN; encoded by the coding sequence ATGGAAGTTATTTCCACTACAGTAAATGAACAGGTCCATTACGCCGGCTTCGGGCGTAGGCTCGTGGCTTTTATCCTCGATAGTTTTATATTATCTATCCCCTACAGCATAGTAGGATCTGTGTTCGGGCTGGGTTTTGTAGGTGTATTTCAAAATCCTGATCGCTATTCAGGCGAAGCTCAAACGACAATAATAGCCAGTGGAATTATTCTGTATGCGGTATTATATGTTGTTGGGCTGCTGTACTATGCCCTGATGGAAAGTAGCCCCCGGCAAGCCACCATCGGGAAGCTTGCTTTAGACATAAAGGTAATGGATATGCAGGGGAACCGGCTGACGTTTGGAAAAGCTCTCGGGCGTAACCTCGCTAAACTTATTTCAGGCATGATCTTCTATATCGGCTATATCATGGCGGCGTTTACAGAAAAAAAGCAGGGGCTCCACGATATCGTCGCTAACGTGCTGGTAGTCAAAAATTAA
- a CDS encoding class I SAM-dependent methyltransferase has product MNYTELNHELGNIDIYLLDAILKGYFPQGTKLLDAGCGEGRNLFYFLKNGYECYGTDVNESALRMLRFQINSVAPGYPTDRFTSGDLTQLPYQDAAFDAVLCIAVLHFAENEEHFRKMFSELVRVLRPAGRLLIRMTDNTAMDKAEHIGEGKYSLPDGSIRFLMTPKLLSELIDTYSLNFAEPGKSLVVSGMRSMNILMLAK; this is encoded by the coding sequence ATGAACTATACCGAGCTTAACCATGAACTGGGTAATATTGACATATACCTGCTGGATGCTATACTTAAAGGCTACTTCCCCCAAGGCACTAAATTACTCGATGCAGGATGTGGAGAGGGACGTAACCTGTTTTATTTCCTTAAGAACGGGTACGAATGCTACGGTACGGATGTGAACGAAAGCGCTTTGCGTATGCTTCGTTTTCAGATAAATAGCGTGGCTCCCGGATATCCTACGGACAGGTTTACTTCGGGAGACCTTACTCAACTCCCATATCAGGATGCGGCCTTCGATGCTGTCCTCTGTATAGCGGTTCTCCATTTTGCAGAAAACGAAGAGCATTTCCGGAAAATGTTTTCCGAACTGGTGCGTGTTTTGAGGCCTGCGGGTAGATTACTCATTCGCATGACAGATAATACCGCTATGGATAAGGCTGAGCACATCGGGGAAGGTAAGTATTCGCTGCCAGATGGAAGTATCCGGTTTCTGATGACTCCCAAACTACTCTCCGAATTGATTGATACATACTCCCTTAACTTTGCTGAGCCTGGTAAATCGCTGGTGGTGTCTGGCATGCGAAGTATGAATATTCTAATGCTCGCGAAATAA
- a CDS encoding patatin-like phospholipase family protein, which yields MGQKVSLVLSSGGARGLAHIGVIEALEDHGFEIVSVAGASMGAIVGGAYAAGKFPEFKEWMLGLDKMEVFKLIDFTVSLKGFIRGDRVFREFSKILPDCAIEDLPVSFTALAADLQKQEEVVFDKGSLHKALRASIAIPTVLTPVFWDDKELVDGGILNPIPMTHVKRHYGDRLVVANVNAIMPYQRISIDEVASEPPSPSATAMMYNKLSLEDTRLNAFLQKWRKLLPSPGQKSPIQKLGFFEVVTRSIDLMQDRISSLQMELSKPDMLINFSRQACTTFEFYRAKEMIEEGRCVAEKAIEAYLEKKDQ from the coding sequence ATGGGTCAAAAGGTATCATTAGTATTGAGTAGTGGCGGAGCCAGGGGGCTCGCCCATATTGGAGTAATAGAGGCGCTGGAGGATCACGGATTTGAAATAGTTTCGGTAGCCGGCGCTTCTATGGGGGCAATTGTAGGGGGAGCATACGCTGCAGGTAAATTTCCGGAGTTTAAGGAATGGATGCTGGGACTTGACAAAATGGAGGTGTTCAAACTTATAGACTTTACCGTGTCCCTTAAGGGGTTTATTAGAGGGGACAGGGTGTTCCGTGAATTCAGTAAGATACTGCCGGACTGCGCCATTGAAGACCTGCCGGTAAGCTTTACGGCTCTGGCCGCAGACCTGCAAAAGCAAGAGGAGGTAGTATTTGATAAAGGTAGTCTGCACAAGGCTCTTAGAGCAAGTATTGCGATACCCACCGTGCTCACACCCGTGTTTTGGGATGATAAAGAACTGGTAGACGGTGGTATCCTGAATCCTATTCCGATGACCCATGTGAAAAGGCACTATGGTGACCGGTTGGTGGTTGCTAATGTAAACGCAATTATGCCCTACCAACGTATTAGCATTGATGAGGTTGCAAGCGAGCCTCCTTCACCTTCTGCCACAGCTATGATGTACAATAAGCTTTCACTGGAAGACACGAGGTTGAATGCTTTTTTACAAAAGTGGAGGAAGCTGTTACCCTCTCCCGGCCAAAAAAGCCCGATACAAAAACTAGGGTTTTTTGAAGTGGTTACACGCTCTATTGACCTCATGCAGGACAGAATAAGTTCCTTGCAAATGGAGTTGAGTAAACCAGACATGCTCATCAACTTTTCCCGCCAGGCTTGTACGACTTTCGAGTTTTATCGCGCAAAAGAAATGATAGAAGAGGGGCGCTGTGTGGCAGAAAAGGCGATTGAGGCATATTTAGAAAAGAAGGATCAATGA
- a CDS encoding VOC family protein, giving the protein MDIPFHLAFPVKNLEATEEFYKNLIGCKIGRRSDSWIDFDFFGHQITAHLKPEELKNALTNEVDGDSVPVRHFGAVLPWEDWHKLADKMKEVGTDFVIKPHTRFEGQPGEQATMFFMDPSGNALEFKSFKDPSKLFATS; this is encoded by the coding sequence ATGGATATACCCTTTCACCTTGCATTCCCAGTAAAAAACCTGGAAGCCACCGAAGAATTCTATAAAAACCTGATTGGTTGTAAGATCGGACGCCGCAGCGATAGCTGGATAGATTTTGACTTTTTCGGGCATCAGATTACGGCCCACCTTAAACCTGAAGAACTGAAAAACGCCCTCACAAATGAGGTAGATGGTGATAGTGTGCCGGTCAGGCATTTTGGTGCTGTGCTGCCATGGGAGGACTGGCATAAGCTTGCGGATAAAATGAAAGAGGTGGGTACTGATTTTGTCATAAAGCCTCATACCCGATTTGAAGGTCAACCTGGCGAGCAGGCTACTATGTTCTTTATGGATCCCTCCGGAAATGCCCTGGAGTTTAAGTCCTTTAAAGACCCATCTAAGCTTTTCGCCACATCATGA
- a CDS encoding pyridoxal-phosphate dependent enzyme produces MSLIHATISAGTIREAHQRIKPYVHRTPVLTNSTINAITGAEVFFKCENFQKIGAFKARGAVNAVLQLNEQEAKAGVATHSSGNHAQAIAYAATLRNIQAYIVMPENAPNVKRKAVEGYGAKVIPCTPTLQAREDTVKQVMNDTGATFIHPFNNDHVITGQATSAVELLEQTEGLDRIMTPVGGGGLLGGSALAVAYFGENCKVSGAEPKGADDAYRSLHAGKLIPMENPDTIADGLLTSLGDKTFSIIHTHVEEIVTVSDNEIIDAMRLIWERMKIIVEPSCAVPLAALIQQKEKHKGQRVGIILTGGNVDLDRLPFGN; encoded by the coding sequence ATGAGCCTCATTCACGCTACCATTTCTGCAGGTACCATCCGGGAAGCGCATCAGCGTATTAAGCCCTATGTGCATCGTACCCCTGTACTGACAAACAGTACTATCAATGCCATCACGGGGGCCGAGGTTTTTTTTAAGTGCGAGAACTTTCAAAAGATAGGTGCCTTCAAAGCCAGGGGCGCTGTTAATGCTGTACTTCAACTAAATGAACAAGAGGCCAAAGCAGGTGTGGCCACACATAGCAGCGGAAACCACGCACAGGCTATAGCATACGCAGCCACTCTCAGAAATATTCAGGCCTATATCGTTATGCCGGAAAACGCTCCTAATGTTAAACGAAAGGCGGTGGAAGGTTATGGGGCCAAGGTTATCCCTTGTACACCTACCCTGCAGGCCCGTGAGGATACCGTAAAGCAGGTAATGAATGATACGGGAGCTACATTCATTCACCCATTTAATAATGACCATGTCATAACAGGGCAAGCCACCAGTGCGGTGGAGTTATTGGAACAGACTGAAGGACTCGACAGGATTATGACCCCTGTAGGGGGTGGCGGGCTATTGGGAGGCAGTGCACTGGCAGTGGCTTACTTTGGTGAAAATTGTAAGGTATCAGGAGCTGAGCCCAAAGGAGCAGATGATGCTTATCGAAGCCTACATGCAGGTAAGCTTATTCCTATGGAAAACCCCGATACCATTGCCGATGGATTACTTACCTCACTAGGAGACAAAACGTTTTCGATTATTCATACCCACGTGGAAGAGATCGTCACTGTCTCGGATAATGAAATAATAGATGCAATGAGGTTGATTTGGGAGAGGATGAAGATAATTGTAGAACCAAGTTGCGCTGTGCCTCTTGCTGCTCTCATTCAACAGAAAGAAAAACATAAAGGGCAGAGGGTGGGGATCATTCTTACTGGTGGTAATGTGGACCTCGACCGCCTGCCCTTTGGCAACTAA